From Selenihalanaerobacter shriftii, the proteins below share one genomic window:
- a CDS encoding M50 family metallopeptidase, protein MYIIKIWGVKIKLNLLFLVVILIFGYFRLLDKALITFGVALLHEISHVIVAKNNNVSIDEIELLPFGGVAKYGDLLELEPLVEIKTALAGPICNLFLAMGMIVALRYSLFSVDWSLFFIRTNLIIAFFNLLPAFPLDGGRILRAVKTEKLGFRQATKLSIKISKYLSIGVGILAIIGLWLGYFNIIILIIAFFIYISASKENKNSIFILMRYLAQKEERLQAEEILRNEELVVIKDAQIKRIIEKFKPKYFHTVVILNQNLDIVATLTEEEIIDGMLNFGINTRVKELI, encoded by the coding sequence ATGTACATAATTAAAATTTGGGGAGTTAAGATAAAATTAAATCTATTATTTTTGGTTGTAATTTTGATATTTGGTTATTTTCGGTTATTAGATAAAGCTTTGATTACATTTGGAGTTGCTTTATTACATGAGATATCTCATGTAATAGTAGCTAAAAACAACAATGTTTCCATAGATGAGATAGAGTTATTACCTTTTGGAGGAGTAGCTAAGTATGGAGATTTGTTAGAATTAGAGCCATTAGTTGAGATTAAAACTGCTTTAGCAGGACCTATATGTAATCTGTTCTTGGCCATGGGAATGATAGTTGCTTTAAGATATTCTTTATTTTCTGTTGATTGGAGTCTCTTTTTTATTAGGACTAATTTAATCATTGCTTTCTTTAATTTACTTCCGGCTTTTCCATTAGATGGAGGTAGAATTTTAAGAGCAGTTAAAACAGAGAAATTAGGATTTAGGCAGGCTACTAAATTATCTATTAAAATCAGTAAGTATTTATCTATAGGAGTAGGAATATTAGCTATTATTGGTTTATGGTTAGGATATTTTAATATAATTATATTAATTATTGCTTTTTTTATTTATATTTCTGCTTCTAAAGAGAATAAAAATAGCATCTTTATATTAATGAGATATCTGGCTCAAAAAGAGGAAAGGTTACAAGCAGAGGAAATTTTAAGAAATGAAGAACTAGTTGTCATAAAAGATGCTCAAATTAAAAGAATTATAGAAAAATTTAAACCTAAATATTTTCACACTGTTGTGATATTAAATCAAAATCTGGATATTGTTGCTACTTTGACTGAAGAAGAAATTATTGATGGTATGTTAAATTTTGGCATTAATACTCGAGTTAAGGAATTAATCTAA
- the rplU gene encoding 50S ribosomal protein L21, translating into MYAIIETGGKQHKVEEGQIIEIEKLDADEGETVDFEVVKAVSTEDGFQVGQPNVDGAKVAGEVLDHGKGDKIIVFKYKPKNNYRKKMGHRQPYTKVRIQKIEA; encoded by the coding sequence ATGTACGCAATTATAGAAACAGGTGGTAAGCAACATAAAGTAGAAGAAGGACAGATAATCGAAATTGAAAAGTTGGATGCTGACGAAGGTGAGACAGTAGATTTTGAAGTTGTAAAAGCTGTCTCTACTGAAGATGGTTTTCAAGTTGGACAGCCTAATGTTGATGGTGCTAAAGTTGCTGGTGAAGTTTTAGATCATGGTAAAGGTGATAAGATTATTGTTTTCAAATATAAGCCTAAGAATAATTATCGTAAGAAGATGGGACATCGTCAGCCTTATACTAAAGTAAGAATTCAAAAGATAGAAGCGTAG
- a CDS encoding Rne/Rng family ribonuclease, with amino-acid sequence MVKEILVDIDPRETRVAILEDKELAEIYFERDDEQRIVGNIYKGRVADVLPGMQAAFVDVGLDKNVFLHVSDAFSLVGKKKQNKNLSIQEVVQPGQKIMIQITKEPLGTKGARATCDLNLPGRYLVLMSTVDHVGVSRRITDNKERNRLKKIAHELKPDDKGVIVRTAAANKSRSELKHDLNFLLRLWDKTNHHYHNSQAPALIHKDLNLVNKLVRDKFTNKVDRMSIDDKEEYEDIKELLSFISPHLQSKVRLYQKSKPIFDYYEIEGAIEKTLQRQVWLDCGGYIVFDPTEALTAIDINTGKYVGSTNLADTVLKTNIEAAEEIARQIKLRDLGGIIIIDFIDMDNREDQNQVLSVLEAELKKDKTKTTILGLTELGLVEMTRKKEKEGVEEFLQTSCPYCEGRGRVLSEDTIALRAIRKLRHIFAECDEEAVLLKVHPRVASRLIGLGGNNLKELEEELHRHIYVKGSEELHIEEIEIVDISSKEKIAELASPVEVGEEITLEIEETHVTNKQDGISRIEGFIIDIIEGGHLVGETVKVEITDVYRTYAKGEVIRAIWT; translated from the coding sequence ATGGTTAAGGAAATTTTAGTTGATATTGATCCGCGAGAGACACGAGTAGCAATTTTAGAAGATAAAGAATTAGCTGAAATATATTTTGAGCGAGATGATGAACAACGAATAGTGGGAAATATCTATAAAGGAAGAGTGGCTGATGTATTACCAGGGATGCAGGCTGCATTTGTTGATGTAGGTTTAGATAAGAATGTTTTTTTACATGTAAGTGATGCTTTTTCCTTGGTTGGGAAAAAGAAACAAAATAAAAATCTATCTATTCAAGAAGTAGTGCAGCCTGGACAAAAAATCATGATTCAAATTACTAAAGAACCTTTGGGCACTAAAGGGGCTAGAGCTACCTGTGATTTGAATTTACCAGGTAGATATTTAGTCTTAATGTCTACGGTAGATCATGTAGGAGTTTCTCGCCGCATTACTGATAATAAGGAAAGAAATAGATTAAAGAAGATAGCTCATGAATTAAAACCGGATGATAAAGGAGTCATTGTTCGAACTGCTGCGGCTAATAAATCTAGGTCTGAATTAAAACATGATTTAAATTTTTTGCTTAGATTATGGGATAAGACTAATCATCACTATCACAATAGTCAAGCACCAGCTTTAATTCATAAGGATTTAAATTTAGTTAATAAATTAGTCAGGGATAAATTTACTAATAAGGTAGATCGAATGTCAATAGATGATAAAGAGGAATATGAAGATATAAAAGAATTATTAAGTTTTATATCTCCACATTTACAATCTAAAGTAAGATTATATCAAAAGTCCAAACCTATATTTGATTACTATGAAATTGAAGGAGCGATTGAGAAGACTTTACAGCGGCAGGTATGGTTAGATTGTGGTGGGTATATTGTTTTTGATCCTACTGAAGCTTTAACTGCTATTGATATAAATACTGGTAAATATGTGGGAAGTACAAATTTAGCAGATACTGTACTTAAGACTAATATTGAAGCAGCTGAAGAGATAGCTAGACAGATTAAGTTAAGGGATCTCGGGGGTATCATTATTATTGATTTTATTGATATGGATAATAGAGAAGATCAGAATCAGGTATTATCTGTATTAGAAGCAGAATTGAAAAAGGATAAGACTAAAACTACTATCTTAGGTTTAACAGAATTAGGATTAGTTGAAATGACTCGTAAGAAAGAAAAAGAAGGAGTAGAAGAGTTTCTACAAACATCCTGTCCATATTGTGAAGGTCGAGGGAGAGTTTTATCGGAAGATACAATTGCGTTAAGAGCGATTCGGAAATTACGGCATATCTTTGCAGAGTGTGATGAAGAGGCGGTATTATTAAAAGTTCATCCTCGGGTAGCTTCTAGGTTGATAGGTTTAGGAGGCAATAATCTTAAAGAATTAGAAGAAGAGTTACATAGACATATTTATGTAAAAGGTTCTGAAGAATTACATATAGAAGAGATTGAGATAGTAGATATAAGTAGCAAAGAAAAAATTGCAGAGTTGGCTTCACCGGTAGAAGTAGGTGAAGAGATAACTCTAGAGATAGAAGAGACTCATGTTACTAACAAACAAGATGGAATTTCAAGGATAGAAGGATTCATTATAGATATTATTGAAGGTGGTCATTTAGTCGGTGAAACTGTAAAAGTAGAAATTACTGATGTTTACCGAACTTATGCTAAAGGCGAAGTGATTCGAGCGATTTGGACTTGA
- the minD gene encoding septum site-determining protein MinD, which yields MAGQALVITSGKGGVGKTTTTANLGTGLAKLGKKVALIDADIGLRNLDVVMGLENRIVYDIVDVVEENCRLEQALIKDKRYNSLTLLPAAQTRDKTAVNPEQMKDLCIELKKEFDYVLIDSPAGIEQGFKNAIAGADRAIIVTTPEVSAVRDADRIIGMLEAEGVKDPEVIINRIRIDMVKKGNMMGIDDMIEILAIKLLGVVPDDEGIVVSTNKGEPIVLTAKSTQAGKAFENIVRRIEGEEVPLMPLEQGIMDKFKRIIGLG from the coding sequence ATGGCCGGACAAGCATTAGTAATTACCTCAGGTAAAGGAGGAGTAGGAAAGACCACTACTACTGCCAACTTGGGGACAGGACTAGCTAAATTAGGTAAGAAAGTAGCTTTAATAGATGCTGATATAGGTTTAAGAAATTTAGATGTAGTTATGGGGTTAGAGAATAGAATTGTTTATGATATTGTGGACGTTGTAGAAGAGAATTGTAGGCTTGAACAGGCTTTAATTAAGGATAAAAGGTATAATAGTTTGACATTATTACCTGCAGCTCAAACCAGAGATAAAACTGCTGTTAATCCAGAACAAATGAAAGATTTATGTATTGAGTTAAAGAAGGAATTCGATTATGTACTTATTGATTCTCCAGCAGGTATTGAGCAGGGCTTTAAGAATGCTATAGCAGGAGCTGATAGAGCTATAATCGTGACTACTCCTGAAGTTTCTGCTGTTAGAGATGCTGACAGAATTATTGGTATGCTAGAGGCTGAAGGAGTCAAGGACCCAGAAGTAATCATTAATAGAATCAGAATAGATATGGTTAAAAAAGGTAATATGATGGGGATTGATGATATGATTGAAATCTTAGCCATTAAGTTATTAGGAGTAGTACCTGATGATGAAGGAATTGTAGTTTCTACTAATAAAGGAGAACCAATTGTTTTAACTGCAAAAAGTACTCAAGCAGGTAAAGCATTTGAAAATATTGTTAGAAGAATTGAAGGAGAAGAAGTACCATTGATGCCTTTGGAGCAAGGGATAATGGATAAATTTAAAAGAATTATTGGTTTAGGATAA
- the minE gene encoding cell division topological specificity factor MinE produces MLEKIKSFFGEGTDSKDLAKERLKLVLIHDRINISPELLEDMEADLIEVISKYVEIEQENLNIDLDKDNESMALVANIPVKSLNRTVKK; encoded by the coding sequence GTGTTAGAGAAAATTAAAAGTTTCTTTGGAGAAGGAACTGATAGTAAAGACTTAGCTAAAGAAAGATTAAAGTTAGTTTTAATTCATGACCGAATTAATATCTCTCCTGAACTATTAGAAGATATGGAAGCAGATTTAATTGAAGTTATTTCTAAATATGTTGAAATTGAACAAGAAAATTTAAATATAGATTTAGATAAAGATAATGAAAGCATGGCATTAGTCGCTAATATTCCAGTGAAATCATTAAATAGAACTGTAAAAAAATAG
- the rpmA gene encoding 50S ribosomal protein L27: protein MLKKMNLQLFSQKKGVGSSKNGRDSISKRLGVKSHDGQHIKAGSIIVRQRGTKFKPGLNVGRGGDDTLFAKSDGYVTFERKGKKTRQVSVYTEEQLEMMA from the coding sequence ATGCTTAAAAAAATGAATCTACAATTATTCTCACAGAAAAAAGGTGTAGGTAGTTCTAAAAACGGTCGAGATAGTATCTCTAAGCGTCTAGGAGTTAAGAGTCATGACGGACAGCATATTAAAGCTGGAAGCATTATTGTAAGACAGAGAGGAACTAAGTTTAAGCCTGGATTAAATGTAGGTCGAGGTGGAGATGACACATTATTTGCTAAGTCTGACGGATATGTTACTTTTGAAAGAAAAGGTAAGAAGACACGTCAGGTGAGTGTTTATACTGAAGAGCAGTTAGAGATGATGGCATAA
- the rodA gene encoding rod shape-determining protein RodA, with amino-acid sequence MSLKNIRMKKLLQDLDYLIPLITLILIAIGILIIDSATHIDGSVGNRFIMKQLIAAILGVILVIVSLIFDYRALRNYSNLIYMLTILMLVGVLFLGKEVAGSKSWIQLGSLSFQPSELAKLGMIIALANFLADRRQKLKELKHFIFSCLYIVPIIILVLLQNDLGTTLVLLAIFAGIFYIAGANLKYYFSIAGTVCALIGGMLIAHFQFGVPIPLKEYQLMRLIIFWNPNLDPLGYGYNIIQSKIAIGSGGLLGKGLFDGTQSQLGFLPEKHTDFIFSVLGEEFGFIGVAVVLICYFILIWRAIKVALEAKDDFGQLLVVGILSMFIFHIFENVGMVVGIMPITGIPLPFISYGGSSLLTNILAIGLIINVNIRKKKLIF; translated from the coding sequence ATGAGTTTAAAGAATATCAGGATGAAGAAATTACTTCAAGATTTAGACTATTTAATTCCGCTGATAACACTTATTTTAATAGCAATAGGAATATTGATTATTGATAGTGCTACACATATCGATGGTTCAGTTGGTAATCGATTTATTATGAAGCAATTAATAGCCGCTATATTAGGGGTAATTTTAGTAATAGTAAGTCTAATCTTCGATTATAGAGCTTTAAGAAATTATTCTAATCTTATATATATGTTGACTATTCTAATGTTAGTTGGAGTTTTGTTTTTAGGAAAAGAGGTTGCTGGATCTAAGAGTTGGATTCAATTAGGATCGTTAAGTTTTCAGCCATCGGAATTAGCTAAATTAGGTATGATTATTGCTCTAGCTAACTTTTTAGCAGATCGTAGGCAAAAGTTAAAAGAATTAAAGCATTTTATATTCTCTTGCTTATATATTGTACCAATTATTATATTAGTTTTACTTCAAAATGATTTAGGAACGACTTTGGTTTTGTTAGCAATTTTTGCTGGGATTTTTTATATTGCAGGGGCTAATCTTAAATATTATTTTAGTATAGCCGGGACGGTTTGTGCCTTAATTGGAGGAATGTTAATAGCACATTTTCAATTTGGGGTACCTATTCCATTAAAAGAATACCAATTAATGAGATTAATAATTTTTTGGAATCCAAATTTAGATCCATTAGGTTATGGGTATAATATAATTCAATCTAAGATTGCTATTGGTTCTGGAGGTTTATTGGGTAAAGGTTTATTTGATGGAACTCAGAGTCAATTAGGTTTTTTACCTGAAAAACATACCGATTTTATTTTTTCAGTGTTGGGGGAAGAGTTTGGGTTTATAGGAGTAGCAGTAGTCTTAATCTGTTATTTTATTTTAATTTGGAGAGCAATTAAGGTAGCTTTAGAGGCTAAAGATGACTTTGGACAATTATTAGTGGTAGGTATTCTGTCTATGTTTATTTTTCATATCTTTGAGAACGTAGGAATGGTAGTTGGAATTATGCCAATTACTGGGATTCCATTACCATTTATTAGTTATGGAGGAAGTTCATTGTTAACAAATATTCTAGCTATCGGTTTAATCATTAATGTTAATATTCGAAAGAAGAAATTAATTTTTTAG
- a CDS encoding ribosomal-processing cysteine protease Prp: MVTVTINRNDYGEINYFCSSGHAHFDEYGSDIVCAAVSAILQTAVFGIIENLGLEDILVKTEDGWLICDLEDYSSNDDVKLILEVMVTGLMKTEESYPDNLKVVEGGKKDA, translated from the coding sequence ATGGTAACAGTAACTATTAATAGAAATGACTATGGTGAAATAAATTATTTTTGTTCTAGTGGCCATGCGCATTTTGATGAGTATGGTAGTGATATAGTCTGTGCTGCCGTGTCAGCAATTTTACAAACAGCTGTTTTTGGGATAATTGAAAATTTAGGTTTAGAAGATATATTAGTTAAAACTGAAGATGGTTGGTTAATTTGTGATTTAGAAGATTATTCTTCTAATGATGATGTAAAGCTTATTCTAGAAGTGATGGTTACTGGACTAATGAAAACAGAAGAATCGTATCCCGATAATCTTAAAGTAGTGGAAGGGGGTAAAAAAGATGCTTAA